The Deltaproteobacteria bacterium nucleotide sequence AAATCAACCTAAACCTGCCAATAGATTCTTACGGCACCATAGTGCTAGAAACCGACAACAACAAAGTCGTAGGCCGAAACCTAATCAAAAAACCCAAACAATACGTCCTAAGCTTCCGAACTAAGTAGCGAAATCAAATTTAAATTATAGACAACGAGGAGAGTAAGGATTACCTCAAGCAGAAATTACCCAAGCGCCTTTGCGGATTAACGGCATTTTCTCGCCAGAAACGGCGGTTGCGGTAACGTCCACTTGCTCTGAGGAAATCATCATATCGGTATGCACGGTGCTCTCATTACAGCCGACTTCCTCGAGTTGTTTAGAAGTCATGGTTGCGCCGTCTTTAAGGCAAAATTTATAGGCCGAACCAATCGCGACATGACAAGCCGCGTTCTCGTCAAAGAGAATTTCCTCAAAAACCAAACCACTCTTGTAAATCGGCGAATCTATCCCAACTAAAGCAACTTCCCCAAGACGCTTTGCGCCGTCATCGCTTTCTATATACTTCTGAAAGGTATCTGCTCCACTCGATGCCGAAAAATGAGAAATTTCACCTTGCTTAAATTCCAAATATAAGTCCCTTATCATCTTCCCATTTATCAAAAATGGCCTGGTAGTCTTAACCCTCCCCTCGGTACCTCGCCAATCGGGAGTAGTAAAAACCTCCTCGGTGGGAATATTCGGTTCAAAAGCAACGCCCAAAGATCCTCCCTCCGCCCCACCTTTAAAAATTGCATTGCTGGATAAGCTAACCCTTAAATCAGTCTCGGGGCCACTAAAGTGAAGTTCCTTAATGTGCATCTCGGTCAATTTCTTAGCTCTGGTTTGCAACACTGCATTGTGTTCGCGCCAGGCTCCTAAAAAATCATCCCTATCTAGCTTGCAAATCCGAAATATCTCTTCCCAAAGCCGCTTACAGGCGTCATCAGGACTTAATCGCGGAAAAACCTTTTGTCCCCATTTTGGAGTCGCAGCCGCGCCAATAGTCCAGTGAATGAGCGACTTGCCAATACCTTCATCGTAAAAATATTTGAGCGCCAAGTGCCTATGCAAGCGCATGCAATTAATTTTCCCCGGATCTAAATCTGCTAGTATGTCGGGCTCTTCACTCCCGATTATTCTTACATTTGCCGCTCTACTATCCACTAGCTCTACATATTGGCGCTTAATAAAATCTGGAACAAAGGCTAAGTTTTCTTCCTTAGAACCGAGGACGCGAACACGCCCCAACCGAGGATCGCCTAAATCCAAATTCACATACTTAGCACCAGCTTCGTACGCAAACTTGGCAACTCTAATTGCAAGATCTCGATGTATAGGCTCCGTAGTGATGTTAACAACCTGCCCTGGCTGCACATTGAGCGCATAAAAAACCAAAAGGCGTGCATACCTATCGAGCATCTCTTCAAATATCATAATGTTGACCTAAAAACGCGAACTCAGGAAGTAGCAGCAACTGTGCTCTTTTGACAAGTGGGCAATCTAAGCCCATTCCTGCCCTCAAACCAACTCTTATCATCAGTCTCAGTGACACCACTTTTTACCTTATGACACTGATACACCGCTAACTCACCACCGGGATGCTTCTGGTGACTTGGGGTGATAAAAAGCGCATCTCCTACCTGCGCTATATATCTTATCCAATACTTGGCTTGCTTAAAATCACTTGTATTAAACACTTCCTCTAGTTCATTCTTGCCTGTTACAGCTCTATAAACTACATACCTGGATGGCCATGATATATCACTGAGTTTGTCCATGTCTACTTATCCCCTTATCATCTTAATAGTTAGATGGCTGCGACGTCCTGAAGTGTTCTCTAATGTCTATATCGGGCTAAGGCAAAAATGCCTTTAGGGGCGTAGTCCATCGACACCGCTAAATCGGCCGACACGCCCAAAAAAGCCTAAATGAGTTTCGCATAGATGCCGATAGAAAAAATTAGGCAGCTGGAGAAGCCATCACATAAATGTCTAAACCGGCTCTAAATTATCGAAATCGTAGCGACATTTGGCAACAGCTCGGACGTCACTACAAACGACTCTAATAGAGATTGCTAAATAGGGAGAGAACAATATTATGGCTATCGTCGACAAAACAATTAGAGTTTTAGTCGTAGATGACTTTAGCACTATGCGAAGAATCGTAAAAAATATTCTTACAAGTCTAGGATTTCAAAACATCGAAGAGGCAGAAGACGGGAAAATTGCTCTTTCTAAAGTAAAGAACGGCAATATAGGCTTCATAATCTCTGACTGGAATATGCCAAATATGATGGGCATAGACTTCCTCAAGGAAGTTCGCGCCGACCCAAGTATTAAAGATATTCCCTTTTTAATGGTGACAGCTGAATCGCAAAAAGAAAATGTGGTCGAAGCATTAAAGGCTGGAGTGTCCGACTACGTCGTAAAACCATTTACGGCCGATACTCTACAACAAAAACTCGAAGCTATTTTTAGTCGCCAGTAATAAGAATTCTCAGCAAAATCTAGATAACGCGAACTTTCTTAGGGAAAGTTCGCGTGGCTTATCTGCTAGCATCAGGTCCTATACAAGCTCACCTCGACGACAAACTTGCCCTCTGCCGTCTCAAATGGAATCTGAATCACAGGTCGTTTAGACAACTGCCGAATCTGAACATTCTTGCCCAACACCGTAATGGGAGTCGCCATATCTAACTTAATATCTAACCTGGCGAGATCGGTCTTTGCGCCACCAGATATAATATTAGTCATCTCGCCTACTGCGTCTGCTATCTCTTCGTTAACCGAGGTAAATTCAGTATAAAGCATGCGCGAACAGATCGGGAGAATGGCTCGCTCTTCAAAACTTACCACCATAGCTCCGCAAACACCTTGTCCTGCCAGCCCAAGAATACCAGAGACATCGCCAAACGAGAGATTATCCGGCTTAAGTCCAGGAGGTCCAGCTGTCACTGGCGTCATGGCCATAGTCTGAATCACCTGAATGGTCGAGTTTAAGAACGGATTAATGTATTCAACTTTCATAATCACCCAAGCCTTGAGTTAATGACCCTAAGGGACGCTTTTTTCCCATGCGTCACCCGAGTTAATTCTACCTAGCGCATTACTACGCAACCTCATCACCAGTTTTGATTACTATCCAAGCAGAAAAGCTACAAGAAATTTGAAAATTATTAAGCATTTAGCATGAATATACTCCTAATTGCTCTCCGCTACAGCTCTCTTTAGAACTCGGCGATATCTGCCGAATAACGTAATAACAGGTGATTCGATTGAACCTATTGACGGGGCAATCCGTAGCAATATTCGGGAGACAAGCCATGGGCAAGACAGCAGCTAAATCTTACACGCTAGACGAGTTGTTCATATTGGTGAACGACAAGAGCAAAAAATTTAAGGTAATTCTCGATAAATCGTCCAAGTGGATCGATTGGGAATCTTCGGTGTTTTTGACCGGAGAAGCGCAGATCATGGAAGTTAAACCAAAGGCTGAATGGCCGCTCATGGTTTCCTTTAGCGGAAGCATGATTGACACTCAACCAGTGCCATATGACCCAAAAATGGAATTTTATTGCAAAACCTAAAGGTTTTTTGCCAAAGGGTGCATTGAAAGTATAAGATCCGTCTATGCACCCTAATATTACTGAGAGAACCATAAAAATATTTGGTTTATCGGAAGCTGAAATCGCCAAGAAATTGGAAAGTGAGCCGCTTGGCATTCCCGACGTGAGTGTTTCATTTGTAAACATCTTTCCGGAAGTTCACTTACGTCTGCGCGCGACAGAGCTGACAACAGATCTAATGACCGCTTGCCACTCGATAGCCGAAAAAGTTGGCAAACAATATGTGGTTTCCGATGATTCGGAAATCAGCTTCGCCGAAAACATCCTCAACATACTTAGAACGAAAAAAGTAAGCATATCATTTGCCGAATCGTGCACAGGCGGGTTGATTAGCGCCATGATAACCGACATCCCAGGCTCGTCAGAACATTTCGCTGGCGCGATTGTATCCTATAGCAA carries:
- a CDS encoding chemotaxis response regulator CheY, which gives rise to MAIVDKTIRVLVVDDFSTMRRIVKNILTSLGFQNIEEAEDGKIALSKVKNGNIGFIISDWNMPNMMGIDFLKEVRADPSIKDIPFLMVTAESQKENVVEALKAGVSDYVVKPFTADTLQQKLEAIFSRQ
- a CDS encoding aminopeptidase, translated to MIFEEMLDRYARLLVFYALNVQPGQVVNITTEPIHRDLAIRVAKFAYEAGAKYVNLDLGDPRLGRVRVLGSKEENLAFVPDFIKRQYVELVDSRAANVRIIGSEEPDILADLDPGKINCMRLHRHLALKYFYDEGIGKSLIHWTIGAAATPKWGQKVFPRLSPDDACKRLWEEIFRICKLDRDDFLGAWREHNAVLQTRAKKLTEMHIKELHFSGPETDLRVSLSSNAIFKGGAEGGSLGVAFEPNIPTEEVFTTPDWRGTEGRVKTTRPFLINGKMIRDLYLEFKQGEISHFSASSGADTFQKYIESDDGAKRLGEVALVGIDSPIYKSGLVFEEILFDENAACHVAIGSAYKFCLKDGATMTSKQLEEVGCNESTVHTDMMISSEQVDVTATAVSGEKMPLIRKGAWVISA
- a CDS encoding chemotaxis protein CheX, with product MKVEYINPFLNSTIQVIQTMAMTPVTAGPPGLKPDNLSFGDVSGILGLAGQGVCGAMVVSFEERAILPICSRMLYTEFTSVNEEIADAVGEMTNIISGGAKTDLARLDIKLDMATPITVLGKNVQIRQLSKRPVIQIPFETAEGKFVVEVSLYRT
- a CDS encoding CinA family protein, with amino-acid sequence MHPNITERTIKIFGLSEAEIAKKLESEPLGIPDVSVSFVNIFPEVHLRLRATELTTDLMTACHSIAEKVGKQYVVSDDSEISFAENILNILRTKKVSISFAESCTGGLISAMITDIPGSSEHFAGAIVSYSNESKIRLLEVDSELIENDGAVSSSVAAAMARGARKRFQTHYAVSVTGIAGPTGGSTEKPVGTFYVGLACDNGITSYKFFHPSTRQEVRTYAAYAALNVLRCSIFDFSIPQ